DNA from Verrucomicrobiales bacterium:
GGCAAAGAACATGGTGACGACAAGCGGAGGCCCTCCCAGCTCGCCGAGCTTCAAATCCGCGCCCTTGTCGTTGGTCCAGGTGGAATCGAACTGAAAAAGTGAGCGATCCGACATGGGCTGGCCGGATTCCGCTGGCTTCAAGCAGCAGGAAGGTGTTTCAGAGACGGTCGAGCAGCCGGTCTGCAAGAAGGCGATCGCCAGCGATGCCAGCGTTAGGGTGATGATTCTCATTTGTCGTCTGCGTGGAGGCTTCGCGCGCCGCGGAAGCCGAGGTTGTGAACGGTATAGCCCGCCTTGAGACTGCTGCGAAAGCCGTAGCGCATGAAGGCAGGAAAATTGGAGGTGTCCTTGGCACCTTCTGACCCGCTGCCACAGAAGAGCTGGCGGTCGAGGCCCGTGTCGCCACGCGCGTCGCCGGTGACCATGGCGGTGTTGAAGTCTGCCACCCATTCCCAGGTGAGCCCGTGGAGATCATGAACGCCAAAGACATTCGTGCGACCACGCCCGACAGGTGGGAGTGATTCCGGCGACGGCGTCGAATACCAGTGGCGTATCTGGCGCACGAACTCAGGATCTTTCTCACCATCGGGGCAGTTCGGGCTGGCAGCGGCTGCGTATTCCCATTCAGCGGTCGTCGGCAGGCGCTTTCCTTTCCAGGCGCAGTAGGCTTTGGCAGCGAACCACGAGACGTGCGTGACGGGTGCATTGACCGGAGCGTTGGTGCCGGGATCGAGATCTCCGGCCCAGCGCCTCAGGTATTCCGCGTCCGCGAAGATCCGCTTCGCCTGCGAGCGACGCCACTTCGGATGCGCGCGAACGAACTCGAGATAATCTCCGTTTGTGACCGGCAGCACATCCAGCCAGAATCCAGGGACGGGGACATCCTTCGGATCCTTCTCTGCGCGAAACAGTGGCGTGTAACGGCCGGCCGGCACCAGTGTCATGCCATTAGGTGGAGTGACGGCCGACCGCTGCTGTGCCTGAACTGGCCGCAAGACCGCCATCACGACGAGGAACACGAGGTGCAACGTGAGCGTGGTCTGGCGATTCATGACGGCGTCCTTACTCGAAACTATTCACGGCCGGTGCCGGTGCCTCGCTGCGGATGCGGCGCACTTCCTCGGGCTTCACCGCGTCACCAGAGTTGCCGAAGCTGTTCAC
Protein-coding regions in this window:
- a CDS encoding formylglycine-generating enzyme family protein, which encodes MNRQTTLTLHLVFLVVMAVLRPVQAQQRSAVTPPNGMTLVPAGRYTPLFRAEKDPKDVPVPGFWLDVLPVTNGDYLEFVRAHPKWRRSQAKRIFADAEYLRRWAGDLDPGTNAPVNAPVTHVSWFAAKAYCAWKGKRLPTTAEWEYAAAASPNCPDGEKDPEFVRQIRHWYSTPSPESLPPVGRGRTNVFGVHDLHGLTWEWVADFNTAMVTGDARGDTGLDRQLFCGSGSEGAKDTSNFPAFMRYGFRSSLKAGYTVHNLGFRGARSLHADDK